The Drosophila bipectinata strain 14024-0381.07 chromosome 3L, DbipHiC1v2, whole genome shotgun sequence region TTCTCCATGGCCTTGTAGGTGTCCAAATAGTCGACATCACTAAGTTGCAGCACATCATTCTCGTCCTTTGGCATAAGGGTGGTATCGTCAACATATTTGTAGCCCACTGGCATGTGCATCAGATATAAATCGATGTACTCCAGACCAAAGTTACTCAACTGCTTGCGGCAAATTCCCTCAACGAGTGCTGGATCGTGGAATATATTCCAAAGCTGAAAGTAAAATCTAGTCATTTCTTTCCTTGGGATATATCCTCTTTTAGTTACCTTGGTAACGAGGAAAATATCCTCCCGCTTGACAACTCCTTCGGCTATTTTATCGCGGATTGCCTTTCCAACTTCAGCCTCGTTCTGGTAGAAATAGGCCGTGTCAATGTGACGATAGCCAACATCAATGGCATGTTTTATAGCAGCTTCTCCTTCATTGTCCTTGGACTGAAAGTAAAAAGTACCTTATACACACTTTCTTTTTCAGATAGAAGCGAtgtgtttttttattggaCAAATATGGAAGTCAATAGTCCGGAAACTACGCGCTCCTGAAGTACGTTTTAGCGAAACAACAATGAGATTGGCTGAGTGGCGGGAACGGACTAACCGAAACGACATCCAGATGTATTTGCACGAGCAACAACGGCTTCAAAGGGATAGATATAAAAGGCTTCTGATGGCCCGAAAACGGGGACAAAGACTTTTGTAAAATCTTTAAACAACTtgatatgtatattttaataactataactaggattattataaaataattctaATAAGGATAATGCGGATGATTCTTGGCTTTCTCAAACTTCCAGAGTCGTTCCCCACGATTAAAAGTCAACAGTTGTTGTAGCTCTTCGGGACTTAGGAGGAAATCGAAGACATCGAGGTTCTCATTTAGATGTTCCTCTTGGGAGGCCTTTGGGATAGGCACTGTGCCAATATCGATCTGCAAATCGCACATATTTTTTACCAGATAAagaattttgttgtttgttttgtacCAAATATCTGAGTATCACTTGAGCTGGAGTTTTCCCATATTTGGCCGCCAATGCCACGACACTGGGATCCTTGAGGTATTCGGGTGTGGGACGGCCGGGAGTCGGGCGACCCAGTGGCGAATATGCCACAACGGTTATGTCGTGCCTTTTGCAGAGCTCAATCAGGGGCACTTGCACCAAACCAGGATGGCATTCAATTTGAAGAGCCACAGGTTTTATCTGACAACTTTTTAGCAATCTCTCCAACTGGGCAGCGTTAAAATTAGACAATCCCAGGCTGCGTACTTGGCCCAGTTCCACAAGATGTTCCATGGCCCTGTAGGTGTCCACATAATCTACATCGCTACGGCCATTCTAACAGATTAGTTTCTGGGTGGAAGGAATTTCGGGGTCCAACACTCACTTTGTCCATAGCTCTCCTTCTACATGTGGCATTAGATCCTCATCCGAGATATAGTATACTCCCACAGGTGAATGCATTAGATAGAGATCTATATAGTCCACTCCTAGAGCTTTCCGTTGCAAGTTGCAGGCATACTGTACTTTCTCCGGATTGTGATATATGTCCCACAGCTAAGTATTGATTTCTTATATGTACGTTCTTGTATAAACATTCCATTGAGTTCCTCCTGACTCACCTTTGTGACCAGGAACACCTGCTCCCGTTTCAATTTCTGCTGGCAAACAAACTCACCCAGTACTTTTCCTATCAAACCCTCATTCCGGTACAAATATGCTGTGTCTATATGTCTATATCCCGATTCTAGGGCGTGCCGCACTGCAGCCTCACATCGAGATTTTTT contains the following coding sequences:
- the LOC108127538 gene encoding aldo-keto reductase family 1 member A1-A isoform X2 → MKLAPTVKLNNGYEMPILGLGTYNLKKSRCEAAVRHALESGYRHIDTAYLYRNEGLIGKVLGEFVCQQKLKREQVFLVTKLWDIYHNPEKVQYACNLQRKALGVDYIDLYLMHSPVGVYYISDEDLMPHVEGELWTNDVDYVDTYRAMEHLVELGQVRSLGLSNFNAAQLERLLKSCQIKPVALQIECHPGLVQVPLIELCKRHDITVVAYSPLGRPTPGRPTPEYLKDPSVVALAAKYGKTPAQVILRYLIDIGTVPIPKASQEEHLNENLDVFDFLLSPEELQQLLTFNRGERLWKFEKAKNHPHYPY